A window of Xenopus laevis strain J_2021 chromosome 1L, Xenopus_laevis_v10.1, whole genome shotgun sequence genomic DNA:
TTTAGacgcagcagcagcaggaggaacCCGTGCGCTCTTGGAGATACCCAGGACTATGGACATAAGGGATCCCTGAAGCTGGTTTGCCAATCGAGTGATGGATGTTGGTGCCTTGTTCTCTGCACAAGTTTTCAAAGTCCTGGGGCTCCTCggccagcagctctccagttgccaTCAACTCGCTCTCAGCCTTCCAGTATGTTTCTTTCCATGAGGCATTTGCTGATGCCGACAGCCTCAGTACAATGTGGAAATGGATACTGACACATAGTGCCCCAGGCTTTTCCCAATTGCCCCGCTCTTTGCTGCTTTTCTTTCTTGTCTACTTCATTTCTGTCACCTGCAATGAGGCCAGGGGCAGGGACTGGCTGCGCTCCGCGGAGGCGTCCTCCAACTCTTCGTCCGGTCGGCACGTGCGGAGCTATAACCACCTCCAGGGAGACGTGCGGAGTAGGAAGCTTTTCTCCTACACTAAGTACTTTCTCCAGATCGATGGTAACGGCACAGTCAGCGGCACCAAGAAGGAGAATTGCCCTTACAGTAAGTAACAGCATCTGCCCCAGCCTGGAGAGGGGGGAGAGGGTCTAAGCAAGGGTTGGATGGAAAACTTCTGGattggggtgtttttttttttttttttgggggggggtgataaACCTGAGTCTAGCCAAGTGCATAGGGGCAGGGGtggccaaaaggtagatggggatctaccagcaGACCTTTAGTTGATgattagtagatctcaagacagtgACAACAAACAtgtctaaatcatcctcctgtttcatgcttttcattcagatatttattatgttaaggttaaataagaaatagcaatatacatttttccataaatcAGCATCTAAGTAATctttcccatggaacagaatgctaacaaagcttttatggatgtagatcagaatgggacaacatcactaaaagtagacctcacattagtaaagtgcGGGCAAACCTGGCATAGGGTGTTGGGTTTAACCGTTCCGAAGAACAGCTGCTGCCTAGCCGCTTAGGGAGAATAGCTGTCAGTCAGTGGTAGCGGTGCAACATAACACAAGAACAATAGTTCCTAAGAGGAGCTGCAGCAGCTGAGAATTTGATTAAGCTGAAAACTACTAAGTGCCCCCATCGGTGTGGTCCTTCTTAGCCCCCTTGTGCCACCCAGCATGGTACATATCTGGTAATGGCAATTGTGCAGGGGCTGCTTCTTGCGCTGCAAAGGTTGTGAACTGCGTCGGGCtgtttatgtatataaatatatatcacagCATGAACCTGCCAATGACATTCACTAAGGCTAACATGCAGGGGTTTGCTCTGTACCAAGCTAATGTTGTACTACAATTCCCAAAAGCAACCCAAAGCCAGCGCCCGGGGCAAGTCTAGTCTAGTGCCACCTCTAGTATCGCACCTGGGAGAAGCACTGGCTGAACCGTTGTTCACTATAAAGTTCAGCAAGTGCTAAAGTTCTATTGGCATAACATGTGTGTCTAGTATCAGTTGTGAATCTACCCGGCGGCAATAGACGTTCATCCTAATGCCATGTACCAACTGTTGTGCTAAATGTTATGCTAAATGCGTTGCTCCCTGAGAGTGTGGGCTAATGGGACTCTTTAGTGGAAGCTGCTGGGGATGACAGGCATCCTTCTTGCACTCCAGCAAGTGGTGTCTTTCTAATGACTACTGTATGAGAACTCAGTTGGGGCTTCCAAGAAATGAAGTTCAGCCACACAATGTGCTGCAGACCCCTGGGCATTAGAAAAGTGTCCCATTCATGTGCCAATTGTTGCCTAGTGATCACCCGGTACTAAACTCTACTAGTCACAATACCTTTATTTTGTCTGTCTATTGTGCCCTAGGCTTGTTAGTTTGTTAGGGGTTATTAAATAGTATTTAATTATggtaaattcattttaaaatgaaagagtGATTGACAGTTGAATAATGAGGCACAGTTATAGGGGGGCAATGTAAAGTGGtctaataacctatagcaaccagttagcGACTGATCCACTTGCTGGTTAGTGTAACCTCTGTGCGCAATGTGATGTTCTGGTGTGATGTGACCTGCTTGAAAGTTCAGTCCTATCAGTTGCACTGAGGTAAGGGGGGGGATATAAAAAGCCACCATAACATAAAATGCAAGGTAATGGGATGGGTCTCATGAAATATTTTGCTGTTCTGAAGACCAATTTTTATATAAACCGAATCATGGAGCATTTGCAAACACCAGTAAAGATATCAAGGAGgctcaagagcttacaatttaaaagtcTAGTAGCTGTGTCTTCCCCGACCTGAAAGACTGAAGTTATGCCACGATTGACAGTTACAACCTAGATATATACGGACATACCAGAATACTGCCTAGTATCATGAATagggttatacagtatatggtctgTGTAGATAATTATGGAGAGGAGAAGAGGCATGAATGGGGCGCAAATCACACTCAGCTGTCTTTTGTGTATGGGGCTCAGGGCAAAACAGACATTGTGATTAATGTAAAATAGGGCCGTCCAGCTCTTGGTAACGTCAGCCTTCAGCAGTTGttaggtgctgggagttgtaccttACTAATAAGTAGCTTAAGGTTATCGTTACGTtgtccaccttgccctactggcCCCATCATGCTCTGCTGGCATGCTATGCGTGACAATTCCAATATTTTTCCTACATGCCCCTGATTATGGAGCCCTGGGCATTGGCTCCTGTCTTGATGCCCTTAAAAAAACATGCTTAAAAACTGTTTTGAATGCAGTGTATGATTTGCCATTGTTTTCTGTTAGTTGCCCTGCCGTGCGGAGGTGCCGGCTACTTACTAGCCTGGTGTCTGCAGACAAGATTCCCACTTCAGGTATAAGTGAAATGTCAACAGCGTGCAgaaaacatgtgtttttaaacAGTCCCAGATCCCATTCCAGCTCCAAACTCCCTTTGAGCACAATGCTCTGTATCTgtacttaaagggacagcaaaATAAACAGCCTACAGCGTtctgtatgtgtttttttccGTATGGAAATGAATGAAACAAATAGCAGTACCCTGACCGTAATAGCCACGGCACCTCAGAAAGATATGAATGCAAAGTTACCCCACCACCCAGAAGAACCCCTGCTGGGGAGACTGGACTGTATGCTTGGATTCTCCATAAGGAACTGCAATAAACAGACTTTAATAATGCATCAGAATACAATATTATCCAAAGCAAAAGGAGTTCCCATCTCATCCATTTAATTCACATGGCTGCTTTGAAATTGACCTTGTTGCATGCTGCAGACTAAACTGATACCTGAGCAGCcacacagctagggttgccacctggcctgtattttaccggcctgacggtaaaaatgatggttgatcctagtgttattaatagggaaaaaagataaatatatagggatgtaatgttttttattaaagacaaGACGaggttaaattgggttgaaaaaaaagacaaagtccatcaagttcaacccctccaaatgaaacccatccataaatgatatatacccatatctatactaactatcacaatagccttggatattataggTATCACACATACCTAGTAGCTATAAACCTTCTATTGATCGGTTGGCAACAATGTTGGTTTTGCCTAGTCCAAAGTTGTATACAAAATAGCAGCGGGATAGTGATACTGTTGTttctgttgaaataaacctttgtGCTAGTTCAGTGCGTCCGACTCATTATACTGTCAACTTATTTATAACACACATTTGTGCCCTGCCAGGTGACATCCAGAGGGCACATCACAATCAAATATACCCCCCATGCCCTTCAATATAGAGACTGAGTTCCCACTTCATTGGTGCTGTACCACCTCCCACAGACCCACAGGCACCACCAGCCAGATATACAATCTTcagttaacctttgagttaacttttactcatttggttttcattgtttattatttgtgtttttttgagttatttcgtttgcaatgtcagcaatctggttactagggtccaaattcccctagcaaccatgcattgatttgaataagagactggaatatgaatagcagaggcctgaataaaaagatgagtaataaaaagtagcaataacaatacatttgtagccttacagagcatttcttttttagatggggtcatttgaaagctggaaagaatcagcagaaacaggcaaataaataaaaataaactaaacgtaatgaagaccaattgaaaagttgcttagaattagtcattttgTGACGTAattaaaggtaacttaaaggtgaaccacccctttaatattacccACCACCCCCCACACCccttctgtttttttcctgtgcaGCCCACCCTAATACACAGACATAGATAGCATTGTCTTAATCACTTCTAGTGGTCTTACGTAATATAAAGCAACTTGGTATCATCATATAATGGAATAGCAACTATAAATGATGCCTATGTACTATGCTATGAACAATGAACAGTAATAGCCACCCAAGTCTTACATTTAGTGAAGGGTGAATTAAATCGCCAGATGcggattcgctgcaaattttccACGTTTCACTAATAAAATATTGAGAAACTGCGGAGAAAATTTAGtgctttcaaaaaaattttgacatccGCAACAATTTgacaaaattattcggacgcccattgactttaatgcacttggacaaaataCAATAGGCACACGTCTAATTGTCGCGGGCATTAAAATtgtcgcgggcatcaaaattttcaccgtttcgtgaatttcacgtgAATTCCCGGTGAAACaggactaattcgcccatcactacttacatttCCATATGTATTTCATCATGGCACTGACCCACTTCTAAGACCACCAGGGTTCCTCCGTTGCGCCAATTTCATTCCCTGTTAGCTTGACTGGACACATTCGGGTTTACTAATTGGAAATGTCATTGTTAAGCAatgggatccactatctggaaacccaatatccagaaagctcggaattacgaaaaggctcccataggctccatttcatccaaataatcagaatcttttttctctgtaataataaaacagtaccttgtacttgatcccgactaagatataattaatccttattggaaggtttattaaatgtttacatgattttctagtagacttaaggtatgaagatccaaattacagaaagatctgttatccggagaacgccaggtcttgagcattctaaataacctatccaatacctgtactggtcACTTGCTTGATTGGATCTTGCTGAAATTATATTCctttgctttaaaatatatttaaatggaagGTTTAGTCCTTTAATGTTCTTATATGGGGTAGGTATATTCTAAATTGCTTGAATAATATTCTTTTAAGGCATAATTGATGCATTGTGGTTTAGTTTGGTATTTAAATAACATCAGTTGGCTGCTTGCACATGAACTTCTAAAGGCCAGTGACGTAATGTACTACCTGGTTACTAGACCCACTGGTGAAAATTAGTTGCTTGTCATTTATTTGAAACTAGCCAATAGGAACACTGTGCAATCTCAGCTTTCTCAATGCAGTTATCATGGGGTGAATTCCAGTGGGCCGGAGAAGAATAACGGACGCCAACGTTAAAATCTGCGTTTCGCATttctcaaattcgcccattactagcaGCAGAATGGTGTTCAACCTCCCCATACCAGGAACAGTCTCAATGGGAAAATGCCATTCAAAAACAATGAatacttaaaatgtaaaattagaatGAAATTGTCTGTAtgatactgaaagttaattgTATAAGGGgttgtgccctttaaaggagcagtaacaccaaaaaaatgaaattgttaaaCTATAAAAActtccctgcactggtagaacttgtgtgtttgttttactaaagtttatataaaaaagctgctgtgtagccatagggacaGCCATTCACAGCACAGGTTATGTAGAAGATAACAGATGCAccctgtagaatcccattgttttCTATGACAGATTATCtgttttctattaaaggggtggttcacctttaatttaacttttaatatgttatagaatgacttattataagcaacttttcaattggtcttcattgtttatttgttatagtgttttaattatttgcttttttttctgattctttccagattttcactgaccccttctaaaaaaaacactctgtaaaactacaaatgtattgttaatgccacttttatctttctattcagcccctctcctattcatatttcagtatcttatttaaatgaatgcatggttgctaggggaatttgggccgcAGCAACTAGATGGCttaacttgcaaactggagagctgctgaatgaaaagcaaaataactcaaaagccagaaataataaaaaatgaaaaccgattgcaaattgtctccgaatctcactctctacatcatactaaactttaatttaaaggtgaacaacccctttaagtagcctGTACCTTTTTTtagctggaatggctgcccccatggctacacagtagcctatttgtataaactatagtagtgtttctgaagcaaacacaattcatagcaacagtacattatattttaattattttaaaatgcttttattttttttgtgttactgttcctttaagcatatgGCGTATGATGTCTATTATAAATGAAAGCAGGGGGTCCCTACTGGAACAGTACAGAGAAGGAGGAGGATTATTAGGCCCAGTAAGAATGGTGCAGTCTGTATGGGTATATTCCCCTGCATTCACTCCAGTAATATGATACTCCTGTATGTGTAACTCACACTGCCTCGCTCACTTTCTCCTATGGCAGCCGCTATGAGCTTTCTACAACAAGAACAAATAAGTAATTCAGATTCCGGCCCTTTGAATCCCACCTAATCACCTGTGTGGCCCCCAGCCTAAGAGACACTATATTTCGGCCTGTCTAgatgttgcactacaactcccagcatccccctgtCAGCCATTTGATGATGGGGGGGTTGAAGTTAATATTGTAATATGGGAGAACCCACTCACATAACAACGATAAATTGGAAAATATGCCGTCAGTTAATAACACAAGCCCCACTCATCATAATTATAACGCTtctattataatgatataaaataattttattaaagggggttgttcacctttgagaaaacgtttagtatgatgtagagagggatattccgagacaatatgcagttgcttttcattttttattattataggtttttgagttatttaactttttattcagcaacacttgcatttaaagcaatctggttgctagggtttaaattcccctagcaaccatgcattgatttaaataagagactggaatatgaatagaagaggggctgaatagaaagatgaggaatgccAAGGAGCAATAACatgcatgtgtagccttacagagcatttgctttttagaatgggtcagcgacgcccatttgaaagctgcaaagaaaaaaagcaaataactataaaactataaaaaaataaacaatgaaaaccaatttaaaagttacgtagaattggccattctataacatactaaaagttaccttaaaggtgaaccacccctttaagtgagaaaAATTAAAACACTTCAATGTGTATCAAAGAGATTATTGTATCGCAGAACGGGAGCTGCCATTTTGATTGAGTAGGAGGGGCCTTGTCTGTTTCTGGATGGCAAAGCTGAGGCTGCCGACTCTGATCTGATTTTCAGGGGCGGTTGTAGGATTGGAGtcaagaaatgtttctaatatttgaAAACGACCAATTGCATAGAAGTCTCTGGTCCTACTCTATAAATGATTTGTATTGCACATTTAAAAATACAGTCACATGGTCAGTGGCAGAGCACAATTAGGTCTAACCCGGTTCAAAGTTCTCAGGGGCCCCAACACTGTGGAACAGGAGAGGAGCCGGGGGCCAGTGGGGGATAAGCAAGAGTGTGGGCGTAGGGGGAGGGTGAAAACTTGGGTcgcccctttaaaaccgaacacttATGGAAGCCATAGCCTGCgtagctaattagcaattcatttagatgcatgatgcatggctgcatataaatcagttcagtctgcagcatgcatctaaataaattgctaattagccatgcaggctgtggattccataagGGTTGGACTACACGGACTTTTTCTGCGCTATCCcacacgctgcgacaaaacgccggcgttgaatcgcatgcgacggaaataaggtaagagttggaaatgtcggatgaagtcacagcgttaATCCGACGCGacgcaactgtcggatgcagccgcagcgtgcagcgtctgcatccgacagtcgtgtcgccttggatcaacgctgtgacttcatccgacattgcattcacttaccttatttcctttgCATGCGATTTGATGCTGGCGTTTTGTCGCCGCCCATCGGAACGCGACAAAAACAGTCCTACACTAAGTGTTCTTTTGATGCGGCCCTCAATActtgccattagtgatgggcgacatCACTTATGCtgacggcaaataaattcgcaaaactgacgCGAAAATTCGCAATAAttccaaaaattttggacgcatgc
This region includes:
- the fgf10.L gene encoding fibroblast growth factor 10, whose amino-acid sequence is MLVPCSLHKFSKSWGSSASSSPVAINSLSAFQYVSFHEAFADADSLSTMWKWILTHSAPGFSQLPRSLLLFFLVYFISVTCNEARGRDWLRSAEASSNSSSGRHVRSYNHLQGDVRSRKLFSYTKYFLQIDGNGTVSGTKKENCPYSILEITSVDVGVVAVKAINSNYYLAMNRRGKIYGSKEFSIDCKLKERIEENGYNTYASHNWKNNERQMFVALNGKGVPKRGPKTRRKNTSAHFLPIVF